One Candidatus Binataceae bacterium genomic region harbors:
- a CDS encoding class III extradiol ring-cleavage dioxygenase yields MVSVRQSTLPMLFISHGAAAEALAEDPFIDALHQVGRSIPTPAAIVVISGHWWEPGPSQLTASLKPPTIHDFSGYPPPFYRLRYPAPGDPALAARIAALLEAGGEAAGIEPERGLDHGAWIPLRALYPNADIPVLQLSIPAGRDPRQLARIGRLLEPLRGQGVLLIGSGGSAHNLFLRRREKEVPPMAWAEQFDRWLADRLLAADSEAILDFQRRAPHAALAVPTPDHFDPLFYILGAMAPGERVSRLYEGIFYGCLSNQTFLFEPPPSAR; encoded by the coding sequence ATGGTTAGCGTCCGGCAATCCACCCTACCGATGCTGTTTATCTCACATGGAGCCGCCGCCGAGGCACTAGCTGAAGATCCCTTTATCGACGCCTTGCACCAAGTAGGGCGTAGCATTCCCACCCCAGCCGCTATCGTGGTTATTTCGGGCCATTGGTGGGAGCCCGGCCCGAGCCAGCTCACCGCAAGTTTGAAACCCCCGACCATTCACGACTTCTCGGGCTATCCGCCACCCTTTTACCGCCTGCGCTATCCTGCGCCAGGCGATCCTGCGCTCGCCGCCCGTATCGCGGCCTTGCTGGAGGCGGGAGGCGAAGCCGCGGGGATCGAGCCCGAGCGCGGGTTGGATCACGGGGCCTGGATTCCGCTGCGCGCGCTCTATCCCAACGCCGATATTCCGGTGCTTCAGCTGTCGATTCCGGCCGGCCGCGACCCGCGCCAATTGGCCCGTATCGGCAGGCTGCTGGAGCCGTTGCGCGGGCAAGGGGTGCTCTTAATCGGGAGCGGGGGCAGCGCCCACAATCTCTTTCTGCGCCGGCGGGAAAAAGAAGTGCCGCCGATGGCCTGGGCGGAGCAATTCGATCGCTGGTTGGCCGACCGCCTGCTTGCTGCGGATAGTGAGGCTATTTTGGACTTCCAGCGGCGGGCGCCTCACGCGGCCTTGGCGGTGCCGACCCCCGACCATTTTGATCCCTTGTTCTACATCCTGGGCGCAATGGCCCCCGGGGAGCGGGTAAGCAGGCTTTACGAGGGGATTTTCTATGGCTGCCTGTCCAATCAGACCTTTCTCTTCGAGCCGCCGCCGTCCGCTAGGTGA
- a CDS encoding M56 family metallopeptidase, with amino-acid sequence MERESCLTMLIILLGGLTMLACGWWPAADARTASARALERIAWRRIWVPVGPALVMVAALCGWALSERDPVPEKVSVWLIALSLPCAALALRAGLRALGALLCAQDDFTTATFGLVRPRVMFSPYLARQLSDRQLRAALEHERAHARHRDPLRIWLAQLATDLQWPWPPARRRLQAWLDALEVARDEEARAAGVEGSDLAEVIVACARLAGAGSHRQAALSGEAASLKQRVQRLLLPLPAWPTTPGFRKWIPAMALSGLLIAALTLGAIFGEPLLHALFAITA; translated from the coding sequence ATGGAACGTGAGTCCTGTCTGACCATGCTGATCATTCTTTTGGGCGGTCTAACCATGTTGGCCTGCGGATGGTGGCCAGCCGCGGATGCGCGCACGGCCAGCGCGCGGGCCCTGGAGCGAATCGCTTGGCGGCGGATCTGGGTCCCGGTGGGCCCCGCGCTGGTAATGGTCGCCGCGCTGTGCGGGTGGGCCTTGAGCGAACGCGATCCAGTGCCCGAGAAGGTCTCGGTCTGGCTAATCGCGCTGAGCCTACCCTGCGCCGCGCTGGCGCTTCGGGCGGGGCTGCGCGCGCTCGGTGCGCTTCTCTGCGCGCAGGATGATTTCACCACCGCAACCTTCGGTCTGGTACGGCCCCGGGTTATGTTTTCACCCTATCTGGCCCGCCAGCTATCGGATCGCCAGCTCCGCGCCGCGCTGGAACATGAGCGTGCCCACGCCCGCCATCGTGATCCGTTGCGCATCTGGCTGGCGCAACTGGCCACCGACCTGCAATGGCCCTGGCCGCCGGCGCGCCGGCGTCTGCAGGCCTGGCTGGACGCACTGGAAGTGGCGCGCGACGAGGAGGCTCGCGCGGCGGGAGTGGAGGGCAGCGACTTAGCCGAAGTGATAGTCGCCTGTGCGCGCTTGGCGGGCGCCGGCAGCCATCGCCAAGCCGCCTTGAGCGGCGAGGCCGCCAGCCTCAAGCAGCGCGTGCAGCGCCTATTGCTCCCGTTACCGGCGTGGCCCACAACCCCTGGGTTTCGCAAGTGGATACCGGCGATGGCATTGAGCGGCCTGCTGATCGCAGCCCTGACTCTGGGCGCCATCTTCGGCGAGCCGCTGTTGCACGCGCTGTTCGCGATCACGGCCTGA
- a CDS encoding amidohydrolase family protein produces the protein MRIVTLEDHISTPMHNQMLPPRGQRTSSLEERGAEFGIDIFAELDELGAKRIAAMDAAGIDLQVMSLTVPGCQGFAADTAIAMATDANDRMAAAVSAHPTRLAAFAALPTAEPQAAAKELERAVSRLGFKGAMINGHARGEYLDDQKFWPIFECAQAHGVPIYLHPTFPHPTVMKTYFAGYDELALAAWGFAMDTCTHFMRLISAGLFDRFPELKIILGHLGEGLPFWLHRFDDHTRFQAKRRGLKKRPAQYLRDNLLVTTSGNFFTPAFVCTLLALGADNIMFSVDWPYESNRAGTDWLRQLPISSADLEKVAHLNAERVLHL, from the coding sequence GTGAGGATTGTAACCCTCGAAGATCACATCAGCACGCCGATGCACAATCAAATGTTACCGCCGCGCGGCCAACGTACCAGCAGCCTAGAAGAGCGCGGAGCCGAGTTCGGAATCGACATTTTCGCCGAACTCGACGAGTTGGGAGCAAAACGGATAGCCGCGATGGATGCCGCGGGTATCGATCTACAGGTGATGTCGCTAACGGTGCCCGGCTGCCAAGGCTTTGCCGCCGACACCGCGATCGCGATGGCGACAGACGCCAACGATCGGATGGCCGCCGCGGTCAGCGCTCATCCCACGCGGCTGGCAGCCTTCGCCGCGCTGCCCACCGCCGAGCCACAGGCCGCGGCCAAGGAATTGGAGCGCGCGGTCAGCCGCCTGGGTTTCAAAGGCGCGATGATCAACGGCCACGCGCGCGGTGAGTATCTCGATGACCAGAAGTTCTGGCCGATCTTCGAGTGCGCTCAGGCTCATGGGGTACCGATCTATCTCCATCCGACATTCCCCCATCCTACCGTGATGAAGACCTACTTCGCCGGCTACGACGAATTGGCCCTGGCCGCCTGGGGCTTTGCGATGGACACCTGCACCCATTTCATGCGCTTGATTTCCGCTGGCCTGTTTGACCGCTTCCCCGAGCTTAAAATCATTCTGGGCCACCTCGGCGAAGGATTGCCCTTTTGGCTCCATCGCTTCGACGACCACACCCGCTTCCAGGCCAAGCGACGGGGGTTGAAAAAACGGCCGGCACAATATCTGCGCGACAATCTGCTGGTCACCACCAGCGGCAACTTTTTCACTCCCGCCTTTGTCTGCACTTTGCTGGCGCTGGGAGCCGACAACATCATGTTTTCGGTCGATTGGCCCTACGAATCCAATCGCGCCGGGACCGACTGGTTGCGCCAACTGCCGATTAGCTCGGCCGACCTGGAGAAGGTGGCCCATCTCAACGCGGAGCGCGTGCTGCACTTATGA
- a CDS encoding MFS transporter has translation MSRAGRAAGEDYGIFANRWWVVVASAFGLIVSAGPINIFAFGVFLKPVSQALGISRGLLGSALLITTAVGTLANPVVGALVDRFGPRRVLMPGIALYAMGVASYSLMTSSAAMIYLLFALSGVFGGAQSPVPYAAVVSKWFDHERGLALGVAMGGVGVGAAVVPQLTALLISHYGWREAFVWLGVCMLLIAWVPVAIFVREPAAYGTARAAKRRSPDLPGVSARDAILHSWRFWALTVAFFLGVAAINGTLSQLVPLLTDRGMSMQAAASILGVAGLALIAGRVISGWCLDRFFGPYVSICFYLFPIAGIALLGRGSGGLVPIVGTLLCGLAVGAEVNLMAFLVTRYFGLKAYGTIYGVMFGFFAGANGVGPFLATHSYNWYHSYGPAFVWFQAALLVAIALFAPLGPYRYPAGQSMPALEEGAAAVPT, from the coding sequence ATGAGCCGCGCGGGCCGCGCGGCAGGGGAGGACTATGGCATCTTTGCCAATCGCTGGTGGGTGGTCGTCGCCTCGGCGTTTGGGCTGATCGTCAGCGCCGGTCCAATCAACATCTTCGCCTTTGGCGTCTTCCTCAAACCAGTCTCGCAGGCGTTGGGGATTAGCCGCGGGTTGCTGGGATCGGCGCTGCTGATTACCACTGCGGTCGGTACCCTGGCCAATCCGGTGGTCGGCGCCTTGGTCGACCGCTTTGGACCGCGCCGAGTGCTTATGCCGGGGATCGCACTGTATGCGATGGGCGTGGCCTCATATTCGCTGATGACCTCTTCGGCCGCGATGATTTATCTACTATTCGCCCTATCGGGGGTTTTCGGCGGCGCACAGTCCCCGGTACCCTACGCCGCGGTAGTCTCCAAATGGTTCGATCATGAACGCGGCCTAGCCCTAGGAGTTGCGATGGGCGGAGTAGGCGTGGGCGCGGCAGTAGTCCCTCAACTGACCGCCCTATTGATTAGCCATTATGGCTGGCGCGAGGCCTTTGTATGGCTGGGAGTCTGCATGCTGCTGATCGCCTGGGTTCCGGTGGCGATCTTCGTGCGCGAACCCGCCGCCTACGGCACCGCCCGCGCGGCCAAGCGCCGAAGCCCCGACCTGCCTGGAGTCAGCGCCCGCGACGCCATCCTGCATTCCTGGCGCTTTTGGGCTTTGACGGTGGCCTTTTTTCTGGGCGTGGCGGCCATCAACGGGACCCTCTCGCAACTGGTGCCGCTACTCACCGATCGAGGGATGAGTATGCAAGCCGCGGCCTCGATCCTGGGGGTGGCGGGATTAGCACTGATCGCCGGCCGGGTGATCTCGGGCTGGTGCCTGGACCGATTCTTCGGCCCTTACGTCTCGATCTGCTTCTATCTCTTCCCCATCGCCGGCATCGCGCTGCTCGGCCGCGGCAGCGGCGGATTGGTGCCGATCGTGGGCACCCTGCTGTGCGGCCTGGCGGTGGGCGCCGAGGTCAACCTGATGGCTTTTCTGGTTACTCGCTACTTTGGCCTCAAGGCCTACGGCACCATCTACGGCGTAATGTTCGGATTTTTTGCCGGCGCCAACGGGGTGGGTCCCTTTTTGGCCACTCACTCCTACAACTGGTACCACTCCTACGGGCCGGCTTTTGTCTGGTTCCAGGCCGCCCTGCTGGTCGCCATCGCCCTGTTTGCACCGCTGGGGCCGTATCGCTACCCGGCCGGACAATCGATGCCGGCGTTGGAAGAGGGCGCCGCCGCCGTTCCCACCTGA
- a CDS encoding redoxin domain-containing protein — protein sequence MKLFGKRLGRANGRLCPVGAAAASAREYLLIKSRLVMGSEEGSDIVVRDISVSRHHAMLSYRLGRHTVTDLGSTNGTFVNNRRVTGATTVGPGDELRLGTVSFILANPPTATAPRGFSPSRVVAVTATVLAFAAGFALSRALDRLGAPGRAISQAPGSTQSVPSASTPQVAANNPPAPAPLSAATSAQASPEPSSAANNSKSPLSGLEGLVGDKLGAIAGLASLVPGSGKMAGHQAPAFTLTQLSGGTTSLAALQGKTVLLNLWSIQCADCRKEMPTLEKLSQLVRTHPDFQILAVDEKDSPAAVANFVKQQGYDFPVALDPQGQLSASYGNGAALPSTLIISPKGVIWWDFQGALDWSNPLMQMALKRFL from the coding sequence ATGAAGTTGTTTGGCAAGCGCCTGGGCCGTGCCAATGGCCGCCTTTGCCCTGTAGGTGCCGCTGCCGCTTCGGCCCGCGAATATCTGTTGATCAAATCGCGCCTGGTGATGGGCAGCGAAGAGGGAAGCGATATCGTGGTGCGCGACATCAGCGTGTCGCGCCACCATGCAATGCTTAGCTACCGTCTGGGCCGGCATACCGTAACCGATCTCGGTTCGACCAACGGCACCTTCGTCAACAATCGGCGCGTAACGGGAGCCACAACCGTGGGGCCGGGCGACGAATTGAGGCTGGGCACGGTCAGCTTCATTTTGGCCAATCCGCCCACGGCGACTGCGCCACGCGGCTTTTCGCCCTCCCGCGTGGTGGCAGTGACGGCGACCGTGCTGGCGTTTGCCGCAGGCTTCGCGCTCTCCCGCGCGCTAGATCGGCTGGGCGCGCCCGGCCGGGCAATCAGCCAGGCGCCAGGTTCGACCCAGAGCGTCCCGTCCGCTTCGACGCCACAGGTCGCTGCCAACAATCCCCCCGCTCCTGCGCCGCTCAGCGCGGCAACGAGCGCGCAGGCCTCACCCGAGCCCTCCAGCGCGGCGAACAATTCCAAATCTCCGCTGAGCGGTTTGGAAGGGTTAGTGGGCGATAAGCTGGGCGCCATCGCAGGGCTGGCCTCCCTGGTTCCCGGCTCGGGCAAGATGGCTGGCCATCAGGCGCCCGCCTTCACCCTGACGCAGCTGAGTGGCGGCACCACGTCGCTGGCCGCGCTGCAGGGCAAGACGGTCCTGCTCAATCTGTGGTCAATCCAGTGCGCGGATTGTCGCAAGGAGATGCCCACTTTGGAAAAACTCTCTCAGTTGGTGCGCACTCACCCCGATTTTCAGATTCTCGCAGTCGACGAGAAGGACTCGCCGGCGGCCGTTGCCAATTTCGTCAAGCAGCAGGGCTACGATTTTCCGGTTGCGCTTGATCCGCAAGGTCAGCTCAGCGCCAGCTATGGAAACGGAGCCGCTCTTCCCAGCACTTTGATCATCAGTCCCAAGGGCGTGATCTGGTGGGATTTCCAAGGAGCGTTGGATTGGTCCAATCCGCTGATGCAAATGGCGCTTAAGCGGTTTTTATAA
- a CDS encoding sigma-70 family RNA polymerase sigma factor: protein MADPIQSELSDHELIGKIAARDTAALRTLNARYARMLTALAWRFLRSEEDAEEIAADVLWQVWREAGNFNPSRGTPAVWLITIARSRCLDRLRAIKARSKTMAADDPEPVPEPAAQLERGRRSQVVRTVLAGLQRSERDTLELAYFSELSQTEIAARLGVPLGTVKTRIRSALTRMRQALAGRDV from the coding sequence GTGGCCGATCCAATCCAGTCCGAGCTGTCCGATCATGAGTTGATCGGCAAAATCGCGGCGCGCGACACCGCAGCGCTGCGGACGCTCAACGCACGCTACGCCAGGATGCTCACCGCGCTGGCTTGGCGGTTTTTGCGCAGCGAAGAAGATGCCGAGGAGATCGCGGCCGATGTCTTGTGGCAGGTCTGGCGTGAAGCGGGTAATTTCAACCCCAGCCGCGGTACGCCGGCGGTGTGGCTGATTACCATCGCGCGCAGCCGCTGTTTGGACCGCTTGCGCGCGATCAAGGCGCGTTCCAAGACCATGGCGGCCGACGATCCCGAGCCCGTACCTGAGCCGGCCGCGCAACTCGAGCGCGGCCGGCGCTCCCAAGTAGTGCGCACCGTCCTGGCGGGCTTGCAGCGTAGTGAGCGCGACACCTTGGAACTGGCCTACTTTTCCGAGCTTTCGCAAACCGAGATTGCCGCCCGACTGGGAGTTCCGCTAGGCACCGTCAAGACCCGAATTCGCAGTGCTCTGACCAGGATGCGTCAGGCACTGGCGGGGCGGGACGTGTAG
- a CDS encoding BlaI/MecI/CopY family transcriptional regulator produces the protein MKSRSFRLPGGDLEYAILTKLWELGSASVRDLHAQVGEPQGLVYTTTAKVLDRLHIKGLIDRERKGTAFIYRPRAARAQVEAARARNFLTRLLGPSPRLAVASLVDAVEALDPNLVDELAAIIAARRRSQDGT, from the coding sequence ATGAAAAGTCGAAGCTTCCGTCTGCCTGGCGGCGACCTCGAGTACGCCATTTTAACCAAGCTGTGGGAATTGGGCAGCGCTTCGGTGCGTGATCTTCACGCCCAGGTAGGCGAGCCGCAGGGCTTGGTGTACACCACCACCGCCAAGGTGCTGGATCGGCTTCACATCAAGGGATTGATCGATCGCGAGCGCAAGGGCACGGCCTTCATTTACCGTCCCCGCGCCGCTCGTGCCCAAGTCGAAGCCGCGCGCGCGCGTAATTTCTTGACCCGCCTGCTGGGTCCTAGCCCGCGCTTGGCAGTGGCCAGTCTAGTCGACGCGGTAGAAGCCCTCGATCCCAATCTAGTCGATGAGTTGGCGGCAATTATCGCCGCTCGTCGGAGGTCACAAGATGGAACGTGA
- a CDS encoding anti-sigma factor: MEHQDYKDLLPLAAVDKLEPQEARDLTEHLSAGCAECQAELDALREAAAAMAFALDPAQPSAEQRVWRRVAARLEPQTAAPRVGLARRAGVTRGWRWVSAALAAGLVGVVVYAGVISRQLAQMRGTSQLQSARMAQMRSQLASARDAVATLQQVLGERVRMEQVLTAPDLQLTRLQPLSPNRGGGALIAVSQRNHAALIQASGLPRTPPGKAYEVWWITREHGPLPAGLFRVGQSGPVVAPVAMPPSDQHVLLSAVTLEPAAGVSKPSGQMYLKGAPT; encoded by the coding sequence ATGGAGCATCAGGATTACAAAGACCTGTTGCCGCTGGCCGCGGTCGACAAGCTGGAGCCACAAGAGGCGCGGGATCTAACCGAGCATCTGAGCGCCGGTTGCGCCGAATGCCAAGCCGAGTTGGACGCCTTGCGCGAGGCCGCCGCCGCAATGGCCTTCGCTCTCGATCCCGCGCAGCCAAGCGCCGAACAGCGGGTGTGGCGGCGTGTGGCCGCGCGCCTGGAGCCCCAGACTGCCGCTCCTCGGGTTGGCTTGGCGCGCCGAGCAGGTGTGACGCGCGGCTGGCGCTGGGTTAGCGCCGCATTGGCGGCTGGCTTGGTTGGAGTCGTGGTTTACGCCGGAGTTATCAGCCGACAGCTTGCACAAATGCGTGGGACTAGCCAACTTCAGAGCGCTCGCATGGCCCAGATGCGCTCGCAATTGGCGTCGGCGCGTGATGCAGTCGCCACGCTGCAACAGGTGCTGGGCGAGCGGGTCCGCATGGAGCAGGTGCTGACCGCGCCCGACCTGCAATTGACCCGCTTGCAGCCGCTTTCTCCCAACCGCGGCGGCGGGGCTCTAATCGCGGTTAGTCAGCGCAACCATGCGGCACTGATCCAGGCCTCGGGCTTACCCCGCACCCCGCCCGGAAAAGCCTACGAGGTATGGTGGATTACCCGCGAGCACGGGCCGCTGCCCGCCGGCCTGTTTCGGGTCGGGCAATCGGGCCCGGTAGTGGCGCCGGTGGCCATGCCGCCTTCAGATCAGCACGTGCTTTTGAGCGCGGTCACGCTGGAGCCCGCGGCTGGCGTCAGCAAACCCAGCGGTCAGATGTATCTCAAGGGCGCACCCACCTAA
- a CDS encoding TolC family protein — translation MRSHLVDLAFLLACGLWACASYQPAPLQPAQSARHLAQRSLSNPQLCRYLQTNITNPPGDATCPPSHWDLTRLSLAGFFYSPTLALAQANLAVATAGIITAGQRPNPSIGLGPQYGATLAPAFTPWAIGAAELDFPIETAGKRDYRLARARALAEGAALGVGEAAWSVRQAVRSALVAELISQRNLDLARAYQAASVQIARLIQQRAAAGEIAAPAVDLALTNLANAQLKVAQAQARIPAARNQLAAAIGVPAQALRGLNLAWPGFNHPPHAIALDAARVRRLALQNSLQLRRLLTQYAADDAALKLEIARQYPNVNLGGGYSWEGNENIFELLPVITLPLMNQNQGPIAQARARRAQAATLFVAAQAQVIARANSALIDYRGALEVLNRATQAATFAQRRLAGIERAQALGDLDNLTLASAELDTIQARQAELSALQGAQSALGALEDAMQRPLESGAQRAFTLPRRQVTEQAL, via the coding sequence ATGCGATCGCACCTGGTTGACCTGGCTTTTCTGCTCGCCTGCGGTTTATGGGCCTGCGCCAGCTATCAGCCGGCCCCGCTGCAACCGGCGCAGAGTGCGCGCCACTTGGCACAGCGCAGTTTGAGCAATCCGCAACTGTGCCGCTATCTGCAGACCAATATTACCAACCCACCGGGTGACGCCACATGTCCGCCATCGCACTGGGATTTAACCAGGTTGAGCTTGGCGGGGTTTTTCTACAGCCCGACTTTAGCCCTGGCGCAGGCCAACTTGGCGGTTGCCACAGCTGGCATAATCACGGCGGGCCAGCGGCCTAATCCCAGCATCGGGCTGGGCCCCCAATACGGAGCGACCCTGGCGCCCGCCTTTACACCCTGGGCGATCGGCGCGGCCGAGCTGGATTTCCCGATCGAGACCGCCGGCAAGCGGGATTATCGCCTGGCTCGGGCACGCGCGCTGGCCGAGGGTGCCGCGCTGGGGGTGGGCGAAGCGGCTTGGAGCGTGCGCCAAGCGGTGCGCTCGGCCCTGGTAGCCGAACTGATCTCACAACGCAACTTGGATCTGGCGCGAGCCTACCAGGCCGCCTCGGTTCAAATCGCGCGCCTGATACAACAGCGGGCAGCGGCGGGCGAAATCGCCGCGCCTGCGGTTGATCTTGCTTTAACCAACCTGGCCAACGCCCAGCTCAAAGTCGCCCAGGCGCAAGCCCGCATTCCCGCTGCACGCAACCAACTGGCGGCAGCGATAGGCGTCCCGGCGCAGGCTTTGCGCGGGCTGAACTTGGCATGGCCCGGCTTTAACCATCCCCCTCACGCCATCGCGCTCGACGCGGCGCGTGTGCGCCGCCTGGCGCTTCAAAACTCCCTGCAGCTGCGCCGTCTGCTGACCCAATACGCCGCCGACGACGCCGCGCTGAAGCTGGAGATTGCCCGCCAGTACCCAAACGTCAATCTGGGAGGCGGCTACTCCTGGGAGGGGAATGAAAACATCTTCGAGCTGCTGCCAGTCATCACTCTGCCGCTGATGAATCAAAATCAGGGACCGATCGCCCAAGCCCGGGCTCGGCGGGCGCAGGCCGCAACCCTTTTTGTCGCGGCCCAGGCGCAAGTTATCGCACGCGCCAACAGCGCACTGATCGACTATCGTGGCGCGCTTGAAGTGCTGAACCGGGCCACCCAGGCCGCCACCTTCGCTCAGCGACGCTTGGCCGGGATAGAGCGGGCGCAGGCGCTGGGTGACCTCGACAACCTGACTCTGGCCAGCGCCGAACTCGACACCATCCAAGCCCGCCAAGCCGAGCTGAGCGCCTTGCAAGGCGCTCAAAGCGCTTTGGGCGCTTTGGAGGATGCGATGCAACGGCCGCTGGAGAGCGGCGCGCAGAGGGCCTTCACTTTGCCCCGGCGCCAAGTCACCGAACAAGCCCTATGA